The following is a genomic window from Hymenobacter gelipurpurascens.
GTGTGGCCACTGCCGGCGTCAATATTGCGGCTGATCAACCTTTGCCGGTACTTGTGCTGGCGGAAAGCGAGGCGGCTGGTACTGTTACGGAAGTGCTGCCGCTGGCCATGCTGCTACTGGACATTGACGGCACCTTGGAGCAGATAGTAGTTGCGGTGCCGGCCCGGCCCGGTCAGCGCATTCTGCCCGATGTTACGGATTGGGCCACGCTTAGGCGGCGGTATCCGGCGGTGCGCCAGTCGCTAGGCCTGTGGTTTCAGCACCGCAACTTGCCTAAGCCAGTGCGCATAGCCGGCTGGAAAGACGAGAAATACGCCGAGCAGCAGATTCGGGCGCAGATGCAATAAGAGAGGCTACTAGGCCAGTAGTCAAATGGCTTAAAACGCAAAAAGCCCCGCCGGTGCATACCGGCGGGGCTTTTTATTGAGTTTGAGACTAACTCAGGAACTACTCAATCTTGTTCATGCGCTCTTTTACGGCTTCCAGAGCCACACGCATGTTCACAATGTCGGCACGGGCAGCTTCCTGCTCTTTCAGGTTCATGTCCACCATGTTGTTGTACTGAAGCAACTCGGCAGCATTCTGAGCCAGCTGCTGCTGAATCTCAGCCTTCTTGGCTTTGTTCTTCTCGATGTCCTTCTTGATAGCATCACCTTTGGCGATTACCGCATTGTGGTTGTTCTGCGACGACATCAGGCCTTTTTCAGCCTCAGAAACCTGGATAGCCAAGTCTTCGCGGTACAGCATGCGAGCGAAATCCTTCAGGTAGCCTTCAGCCGACTTCCACTGCACGGGAGTAGCATCTTTGCTCAGATAAGCGTTGCCCAAGTCAATTGACCACCAAATGGTAGTGCCGGTTGGAACAGCGTCAACTTTGCTGATTACGCGCACTGGCGTTTTGGCAATGGCTTCAATCACGACGCCATCCATAGTGTAGATGCCTTTGTCGGATTTTACCTTGCTGCCGAACTCTGCGTCGAGCTTCTTTTTCCAAGAATCTTCAACGCGTTTGCTGTCGAGCTGCACCGAAACACGCTGGCCTTTACGCGGAATGCCCTTGATGGCCATGTCCGTTTCGTCCACGGGCGACTTTTGCGCGTAGCTAGTCACCGATAGTACAAATACCAGCAGTAAAGAAAGGAGTACGCCTCGTTTCATATAGTATGGAATGTGTTGAAAAGAAATGATTTACAGGTTGAATCGGTTTGTATCTAGGAATCCGACTCATCAAATTTAAATAGACTCGCAGCCATCTTTGCATGCCCTAGATTGTTTTTTTTGAAGAATTGACCTTTTTGTTGAATAATTCATATAGAGTATTATTTAACTACCATAAAACATATATTTTCCTCTATAAATAAGAGATTCTATACTTTCATTCGCTTCAATTTTCTTCTTTGGAGAGTGCAAACAAAAGCAACTCCATGGGGTTTCAACTCGACTATGCAAGTTACCATCTGCCGAAAGGAGCACTTTAATGCGGCTCACCGTTTGCACAACCCCGCCTGGAGCGATGAGCAGAACCAGCGCGTGTTTGGCAAATGCAATAACCCTCATTATCACGGACATAACTACGAGTTGATTGTGCGCCTCACCGGCCCGATTGATCCGGATACGGGCTATGTCTATGATATGAAGCGGCTCAGCGACCTGATGAAACGTGAGATTCTGGATACCTTTGACCACCGCAATCTTAATCTGGACACAGAAGACTTTCGGAACTTGAACCCCACGGCGGAGAATATTGCCGTGGTCATCTGGAATCGGCTGCGGCCCCACTTGGCAGCACACCTAGGCCTATCGGTCACGCTGTATGAGACCGAACGCAATTTTGTAGAATACCATGGATAACCTAGTGCCCGCGGCCTCTGCTGCGGAAGGTGCAACTCCGGCCACCGATGGACATCTGGCGCCGTCGCTCCGCACCCCCCTCCGCCCCGACGCCTTCGTCCTCAGCGATGAAGAAAAGATTGACACGATTGCCGGGCATTTCCGGGAAATCATGGACGTGCTGGGGCTCGACCTCACCGACGACAGCCTGAGCGGCACGCCCAAGCGGGTGGCTAAAATGTATGTGCAGGAGTGGTTCCGGGGCCTCAACCCCGAGCACCGTCCCGACGTGAAGCTATTCGAGAACCGCTACCAGTACGAAAACATGCTGGTGGAGCGCGACATTACGCTGTTCTCGTGCTGTGAGCACCACTTTGTGCCCATCATCGGTAAAGCACACGTGGCGTACTTGCCCGGTGAGCATGTGGTAGGCCTCTCCAAACTCAACCGGGTAGTGCAATACTACGCGCGGCGCCCCCAGGTGCAGGAACGCCTTACCCGACAGATTGCGGAGGAGTTGAAACAAACGTTGCACACGGATAATGTGGCCGTCCTCATCGAAGCCGACCACCTGTGCGTGATGAGCCGCGGCGTGAATGACACCAGCAGCGGCACCCTCACGGCCGAATACGGCGGCGTGTTTAAGGATGATAGTGGCCTACGCCAGGAATTTCTGCGTCTGATCGGCAAATAGCCCTCCCGCAGTATACGGCTGGCTGCGTGTGCCGGGGCGCCGGTTGCCCTTAGGTGCCTGCGCCAGTGGCCTACGCGCTTTTAGGTGCTAGGCCACTGCTTGGCTGTGCATAATTATTCTGTTGCGAGTTGTCAGTTGCCTGCTAGCTTGCACCCTCGATCCTACTTTTTGCTGCGGCGCTGCTTTACCAGCGCCCAGCACTACTCCTGGCAACTCAAGAAAATGTCCCGCAAAGTTCTTATTACCGGTGGTACCGGCCTGATTGGCACTCGGCTCGCCGAAATGCTCATTGATGCCGGCTACGAAGTGGCTTTGCTTAGCCGCCAGCCCGGTACCTCGCGCTACCGTGGTTTCCGCTGGGATCCGCAGGCCGGTTCCATTGATGAAGCCGCCGTCACGTACGCCGACTACATTATTAACTTGGCCGGCAGCAGCGTATCGGATGGTAAATGGACGAATGAGCGCAAGCGCGATATCCTTTCCAGCCGCTTAGCCGGGACAGAGCTGATTGCCCGCGAGCTGGCCAAAGGCAACCACCATGTGCGTGCGTTCATCTCGGCATCAGCCATTGGTATTTATGGCGACCAGGATGACAAGGTGGTGAACGAGCAAAGCCCACCGGCTGCCAACGATTTCCTGGCCGATGTCTGTCAGAAGTGGGAGGCTGCGGCCCAGAGCGTCGCCCAGAACGATATCCGAACTGCCATTTTCCGTATCGGCATTGTGCTGAGTCCTGATGGGGGTGCGCTGGTACCCTTAGCTCGCGTGGTGAAGATGATGGCCGGCGCGCCACTGGGTACCGGTCGGCAGTATATGTCCTGGATTCATCTCGATGACCTGTGCCGCCTCCTGATTCAGGCCCTGGAAGAGCCCAAGTGGGAAGGCACATACAACGCCGTATCGCCCAATCCCGTCACCAACAAAGACTTTACCGAAACTCTGGCTGGCGTGCTGCATCGCCCATTGGTGCTACCCAAAGTTCCGGAGTTTGGCCTGAAGCTCATGATGGGCGAGATGAGCGAAATTGTGCTGGCCTCGCAACGGGTCAGCGCTGAGAAGGTACTGAAGCAGGGCTTTGAATTTGAATACCCTACGCTGAAAGTAGCCCTGGAATCCTTCTACGGCGAAGAGGTCTAGGCCACTCTTAAAGTAAAAAGCCCTCTGCTTACGTAAGCAGAGGGCTTTTTTGTGATCTTACCAAGGCCTGGGCTTCTTGGCTATTTCAGGCTATCGGGCACTGGCACGGTGCCATTGTTGAGGTTCTCCAGCAGGTTATCAACCACGATAGAATCTACCGCTTCTACGCGCCGGCGCCGCGGCTCTTCCGTGATGCAGTTATACTTCTTATTGATTTTGACGGTAGCCTGCGGGAACGGACCCATCGTGATGCCCAGGTCCGGGTCGCGGTACACCTTCTCCATGTACTTGCCGAAAATGGGTAGCGCCATGCGCCCACCTTCGCCCTGCTGGGAGCCCTGAAAGTGAATGCTGCGGTCTTCACCGCCCACCCAAACACCCGTTACCAAATCCTTCGTGACGCCCATGTACCACCCGTCGGAGTAGTTGCTGGTGGTGCCGGTTTTGCCCCCGATCTGGTTGTTTTTCCGCCACAGCTCGTAGTCCCAGAGGGCTTGCGAAGTTCCGCCGGGCTCCTCCATACCGCCGCGCAGCATGTACAGCATCAGCCAGGCCGTTTCGGTGGGGATTACGCGCTTCTGCTGGGGGTCAAACTGCTTGATGACGTTGCCGTTCTGGTCTTCGATGCGTGTGATGAGCATGGGTTCGGGCCGGAAGCCCTGGTTCACGAACGTGCTGTAGGCGTTCACCATTTCATACACGCTTACGTCGCCACCGGAGCCTAGGCCTATGCTGGGTACCGGTAGCAGCTTGCTCCGGATGCCGACTTTGTGCGCATACTTGGCCACGTTGTCCCACCCGACTTTCTCGGTGAGCTGGGCCGTCACGGAGTTCACGGAGCGCGCCATGGCGTAGCGCAGGGTCATGTTCATGCCGGTGTACTCGCGGGTCACGTTGTCGGGCTGCCACTCCATCGGCTTGCCGTCCTCGATGTAGTTGATGGTGACGCGCTTATCCTGTATCCGGTCGCAGGGCGTGTAGCCGTTGTCGAGGGCGGTGAGGTACACAAAGGGCTTGAAGGTAGAGCCCGCCTGGCGCTTGCCCTGCTTTACGTGGTCGTACTGGAAAAACTTGTAGTCTAGGCCACCTACCCACGCCTTGATCTGGCCCGTGAAGGGGTCCATGGTCATCATTCCCGCGTGCAGGAAGTGCTTGTAGTATGCTAAGGAATCAAGCGGAGAAAGCTCCAAAGAATCCACGCCGTCGCCTTTCCAAGTGAACACGGCCATCTTGCGTTTGCGGTGCAAGGCGGCTTCCAGTTCCTCGGGCCGGCCTTTGTAGCGCTCGGCCAGTTCTTTGTACTGCTCCGTGCGCTTGATCTGGGTTTCGATGAAATTAGGAATCTCCTTGCCCTTCTCATCTACCCACGGGTTTTGGTCGCGGTTGCGCCAGAAGTTATCAAACTGCCGCTGCAGCGTTTTCATGCGCTCATGCACCGCTTCCTCGGCATAGGTCTGCATGCGCGAGTCGAGGGTGGTGTAGATGCGTAAGCCATCCCGGTACATATCGTAACCGTTCTCTTTGCACCAGTCCGATACCTGCTGGCTGATGGCGCCTCGGAAGTAGTTCTCCGGCCCATCGACGTGCTTTTCAACCTGGTAGCGAAGCCCAAGCGGGCGAGCCTGATACTCCTGCACCTGCGCTGGAGTTAAATAGCCAGCCTGGCCCATGCGCGTGAGCACGAGGTTGCGCCGGCGCATGGCAGCCTCCGGATGGAAGCGGGCGTTGTAGGCTGTGGGGGCATTCACGGCTCCAATGAGCATGGCGGCCTGCTCGGGCTGCAGGCTGTCGGGCGAGGTGCTGAAAAACGTTTTAGAGGCTACCTTAATACCGAAAGAACTGGACCCATAATCCACGGTATTGAGGTAGAGGCGCAGGATTTCATCCTTGGTGTAGCGCCGCTCCAGCTCCACGCTGGTCAGCCATTCTTTGGTCTTGCTGATGACGGTACCCAGCAACGGAATGTGGCCTAGGCCGCCGGTATTTTCATCGCGGCGGGTTTTATAGAGGTTTTTGGCCAGCTGCTGCGTGATGGTAGAGCCGCCACCGCTGCCGCCGCGCACCACGCCAGCCACGGCGCGGGCAATGGCGGTAGCATCAATGCCGGAATGGTCGTAGTAGCGTACGTCCTCAGTGGCAATAAGCGCCTTGGTCAGCCAGGGCGACATCTCATTGAGCCGCACTGGGTAGCGGTTTTCGCGGAAGTAGCGGCCCATCAGTACGCCATCGGCTGTATACACCTCGGAGGGTTGCTCCACCTTGGGGTTTTCCAGCTCCTCCAGGCTCGGCGACTTGCCAAACAGGAACAGGAAGTTCATGCTGACTAGGATAGGATAGAGCAGAAAAACGCCCAGGCCTACCACGAAAAATCCCCACAGGGTACGCGAAAGAATGTTAGGCCACCTCCGGGCGGGCCGGGTGGGTGAAACTTGTTTTGGAGAGTCGGGTGCGGACATGCAGAGCTCAGTGAGACGAGCGAAACCGGCAAAACCGTTTTCGGAGCCGCAAATATACCAGTTGAACGCGGCCCAACGGCTACGGCTCAGCTGCTAACACGCAGCCCCCTACGAAGAACCGTCTTCATACCCAGCTGATTTATCGGTTAAAGCAGTTCTCCGGATGGTTTGCCGGCTGTCGTATGGAATAACGCGAAGCTCCCGTTTCCACGTATCATCGCCCGACTGGCCTAGGCGGTCAGGTTCAACGAAACGCGAAGCGGGAGCTTCGTGCTACAGCAGCATTAGATGCGCTATAAGTGGCTTGACACGTCTGAAACCTGAGCTGCTTTTGGCTGTGGCAGATAGTATGGGGCTTTTCAGAATCGCACCTGCAGGGTGTGCAGCGCTTCGTTCTCGTCAAACAAGTAAGTCAGCTGAAAGCCATAGTACGTGCAGATCTGGTGCACGATGGACAGGCCTAGCCCCGGCGAATCGGAGGCGGCGTTGTGCTTGCGGAAACGCTCCAGCAGCAGCATAGGGTCAGAGGCGAGGCGGGGTCCGGTGTTGGTGACCGACAGGCCAGTCGGGCTGAGATGTACGCGCAGTTTGCCGCCCCGGTGATTGTGCTTCACGGCATTCTGCAGCAGATTTCCCACCAAAGAATCGGCCAGGGCGGGGTGCATCTGGCGCACTACGCGTTCCGTCAGCACTACTTCAGGCACCAGCTCCTTGGCCTCCCAGAAATCCTGCAACTGTTGGAGCTTTTCGCGTACTACGCCATCAAGCGGCAGCGCCACAGCTCCCGAAAACTGCCGGTTCTCAATTTTACTCAGCAGCGTAAGCGCCTGATGCAGACGGGAAAGGCGGAGTGTGGCTTTATAGAGTTCATGCACTGAAGTAGCGGCTGTTTCGGGTAGCTCCGGCAGCTGGAGCAACTGTTCCAGTTGCGCCTGCATGATGGCCAGGGGCGTCTGGGTTTCGTGGGCCGCATTTTCGGTGAATTCCTTCAGCGCCCGGTAGTCGGCAGCCACGCGCTGGGTGAGCTGGGTTACGGCTTGGTTAAGCTCACTGAACTCATCGATGGGCGTAACGGGCAGCTCCAGCGACTGCGGCTGCTGGAGCTGGTAGCCGCGCAACGACCCTAGCGTCCGCTGGAACGGCGCCCACAGCCACCGCGACAGCCACCGATTCAGGAGCACCAGGCTTCCAAATAAGAGGAGCATGACCGTCAGCATTACCACCAGCACCACTTCCAGCACGTCCTCCGTTTCAATGAGCGACTTGCGCAGTGTCAGCCAATACTTTGTATGCTGCACCTGCACCGGAAACGACACTTCCCGGAAGGGCACCTGGGTTTGCTCTACGGGGTCGAACAGGAGCGTATCGGAGAGGCCGGCGGGGTGCGGTTTCCGGCGGATGGTCAGCTCCAGCGGGTTGGTTACGGCCGGAATCTGGCCCGTTTCTTTGATTTGTTTCGTCAGGTAGGCCTGATGTAATAAAAGCTGCTCATCCACCTCATGCGCCAACGCCCGCTGAATACCCGCATACAGCAGCCCCGTACCCAGCAGGAACAGTATGGTGGCCAGGGCTAGGTAGTAGCGGTTGGTGGTAGTGAGCAGCTTCACTCGGTTTCCAGCTTGTAGCCTAGGCCGTACACGGTTCTGATGTAGTTATCGGCGCCCAGCTCCTGCAGCTTCTTGCGCAGGTTTTTGAGGTGGGTGTAAATAAAGTCGAAAGAATCGGCGGCGTCGGCAGCATCGCCCCACAGGTGCTCCGCAATAGCCTCTTTGGTGAGCAGGCGGTTCGGGTTGGCCAGCAGAAACAGCAGCAGCTCATACTCTTTGCGGGTGAGCGTAACGGGCTGCTCCTTCACCAGCACCAGGGCCTGATCGGGGAAAACCGTCAGGTCGCGGAAGGCCAGATGGCGCTGCCCCTGAAACTGCCGCCGCCGCAGTATGGAGCGCAGGCGGGCGTTGAGCTCGGCCAGGTGAAAGGGCTTCTGTAGGTAGTCATCGGCGCCAAGCTCCAGGCCCTGCACCTTGTCATCGAGAGAGCCGCGGGCCGAAATGATGAGCACTCCTGCTGCAGAGCTATCGGCCTTAAGCGTCCGGACCAGGTCCAGCCCCGAGCCATCCGGGAGCGTCAGATCAACCAGCACACAGTCATATTGATAAAGCTTGATCCGCTCGTGGGCCTGCTGATAATTTTCGGCGGTTTCGCACACGTAGCCATCGTGGCGCAGGTATTCCAGCAGCGTGTTGCGCAGCGGAGCTTCGTCTTCAACAATAAGGACTTTCACAGAGGGGAAGGTAAGTGCTAGCAGGTAGCAGTAGCGGAGTTGTCGGCAAATAGGCGGCAGAATCTGAAGATAATCTGGAGCTACTGGCCAAAGCAGCCGAGCTAACTTCAAGATTTCCTCAGAATTACCGACCTTCTTTGTCCCGCTCATCTACTGTCTTGCTGCCTTGCTCCCTCCTCGTTTTACTACGTTCCGCCCCCTCAGACGTTGGGTACTACTCGTCGGGTGCTGCCTGCTGACCAGCGGTCAGCTTCGGGCCCAAGTGCCTGGTGAGCTGCGGACGCTGGAAGAGTTTCTGGCCCTGGCCCGCAGCACCAGCCCCATGCTGCGCGACTACGCCGGCCAAGTGTCGCAGAACCGCATTGACATCCTTATCCGTGGGGCCCAGCAGCGGCCCCAGGTGGTGGGAACCGGCGCGGCGGTAGCAGCGCCCATTATCGGGAGGCGGGCGAATGGCGAAGGTGGCCTAGGCTATGATGAGGCCGTATCGAACGGAGGAAACTATGCGGCCGTGGCCAGCGCCAGCCAACCTATTTTCAATAGCCCCGTGCTGCGCAACGATTACCGCATTCTGGAAAGCCAGGGACTGGTGCTGCGTAATACCCGCCAGCTGGCCGGCCTCGATTTGCGCCGCAGCATCACGGACCAGTTTCTGACGGCCTTCGCCGCCGAGCAGCAATGGACCTACAACCAGAGCCTATTGCGGCAGCTACGGCAGCAAGATGGGCAATTGCGCCAGCTGGTGAATGCCGGTGTGTACAAGCAAACCCAGTATCTGGCTTTCTATGCCTCCGTCCGGAATCAGGAGGTAAGCACCCAGCAAGCCCGCCTTACCTACCGCCGCGAGCTGGGCACCCTGCGCTACCTGGCCGGCGCCTCTGATACCGCTCTTGTGCGGCTGCAGGCACCCAACCCGCCCACACACCGCGCTCTGGCCGGCCTCGGCTCCATCACCCAGCGCCAATACCAGCTCGATAGCCTCCGCCTGCGCCTCGACCGGGAAGCGGTGGATTTGCGTTACCGGCCGCAGCTGAGCTGGGTGCTTGATGCAGGCCTACAATCGTCGAGGGCGGCGCCGGTGTACCTGGGGCGTAGCTTTGGCTTTAGTGGTGGCCTAGCCCTTTCAATGCCCATTTTTGACGGGCATCAGCGCCAGCTCAACTACGCCCGAATTGAGCTATCGGAGCAAACGCGGGTGGCCTACCGAACTTTTCTTACTACTCAGCGCCGCCAGCAATATCAGCAGCTGGAGGGCCTGACCCGCGAGTCGGACCAGTTGATTGCCACCATTCGGGAGCAGCTGCGCATTGCGGCGGCCCTCGTAGATGCCGGCCGCCAGCAGCTCACCACCGGCGACATTACCATTCTGGATTATCTGCAGCTGGTCAGCAGCTACCGGGGCTTCCAATTCAGCCTGACCCAAGCCGAAACGGAGCGCCTGCGCAACCTGTATGCCCTTGATTACCTAGGCGAATAAAGTGGCCTAGCGGGTCGCTGTTCTCTGATTTTCAAACCAATGAATCACCCTTTCTTTAGCTCGTTGTCTCGTTCCCTCACCCGCTCCCAGTGGGCTGTAGGCCTGTTGCTGCTGGTGCTGTGTACGCAGTGCCAAGGCCCCGATTCTGCCGCGGCGGAAGAAGATACCGGCGAAGAAGAAATTAAAGCGCGGGCGGCCGTCACGGTAGGCCACCTCCAGACCGATACGGTGACGGATATTCTGCACCTGACGGGCCTGACGGCCTACCCCGCCAAGGATGTGCTGCGGGCTACCACCACCGGCTACATAATGGCGCCGGCGCCCGTACCCGGCCAGCAGGTGGGCGCTGGGCAAACCGTCTTTACAATGCAAACCAAGGAGTCGCGCACGCTCCACCTTGATAAGCTTACCGGCGACCCAAAGCTGCGTTTCAGCGGCATTATCCGCATCAGCAGCCCCCGGGCCGGCGTAATGGCTACCGTGGATAAACTGGCCGGCGATTATGTGCAGGATGGCGAGCAGCTGGGCACCGTGTATGACCAGTCGCGCTTTGGCTTTGTGCTCGATGTGCCCGTGACCCAGCTGCGCTACGTGCACACGGGGCAGCGCTGCCGCATCACGCTACCCGATGGCCGGGTGCTGCCCGGCCAGGTGGCGGAACCGCTGCCTGCCGCCGATGTGAGCATCCAGACCCAGCGCTACACCCTCAAGCCCCTCGGGAAAGTGCCGCCCCTCCCCGAAAACCTGACCGTCACGATTGACCTCGATAAATCGGCACCGCAGGTGGCCGGCACCCTCCCCCGCGAGGCCGTACTCACCGACGAAACCCAAACCAGCTTCTGGGTGATGCGCCTGCTCAATGACAGCACCGCCGTGAAGGTGCCGGTAAAGACTGGCGCCGAGCAGAACGGCCGCATCGTTATCCAAAGCCCTGCTTTCTCGCCGAAAGACCGCATTGTCCTGACCGGCAACTACGGCCTCGACGACACGGCCGCCGTGCAACTCAGCCGGTAGGGCAGCTGCAAAAAGACCGTCATGCTGAGCGAAGTTGAAGCATCTCTACCTCTGGCGAACTGTTGGCCTAGCAACGATGCAACGAAGCGGTAGAGATGCTTCGACTTCGCTCAGCATGACGGTCAATTAGCATGAGATCAATTAGAACAT
Proteins encoded in this region:
- a CDS encoding inorganic diphosphatase → MRVSNLLLASLLSGLGLLASCRTDYTDLPTFSKERHLLQMVVEVPAGTNHEQRYSPATHSFQPLQQAGVERMVEFLPFPGNYGFIPGTRVATAGVNIAADQPLPVLVLAESEAAGTVTEVLPLAMLLLDIDGTLEQIVVAVPARPGQRILPDVTDWATLRRRYPAVRQSLGLWFQHRNLPKPVRIAGWKDEKYAEQQIRAQMQ
- a CDS encoding DNA repair ATPase, with product MKRGVLLSLLLVFVLSVTSYAQKSPVDETDMAIKGIPRKGQRVSVQLDSKRVEDSWKKKLDAEFGSKVKSDKGIYTMDGVVIEAIAKTPVRVISKVDAVPTGTTIWWSIDLGNAYLSKDATPVQWKSAEGYLKDFARMLYREDLAIQVSEAEKGLMSSQNNHNAVIAKGDAIKKDIEKNKAKKAEIQQQLAQNAAELLQYNNMVDMNLKEQEAARADIVNMRVALEAVKERMNKIE
- a CDS encoding 6-pyruvoyl trahydropterin synthase family protein, translating into MQVTICRKEHFNAAHRLHNPAWSDEQNQRVFGKCNNPHYHGHNYELIVRLTGPIDPDTGYVYDMKRLSDLMKREILDTFDHRNLNLDTEDFRNLNPTAENIAVVIWNRLRPHLAAHLGLSVTLYETERNFVEYHG
- the folE gene encoding GTP cyclohydrolase I FolE, which codes for MDNLVPAASAAEGATPATDGHLAPSLRTPLRPDAFVLSDEEKIDTIAGHFREIMDVLGLDLTDDSLSGTPKRVAKMYVQEWFRGLNPEHRPDVKLFENRYQYENMLVERDITLFSCCEHHFVPIIGKAHVAYLPGEHVVGLSKLNRVVQYYARRPQVQERLTRQIAEELKQTLHTDNVAVLIEADHLCVMSRGVNDTSSGTLTAEYGGVFKDDSGLRQEFLRLIGK
- a CDS encoding TIGR01777 family oxidoreductase, with product MSRKVLITGGTGLIGTRLAEMLIDAGYEVALLSRQPGTSRYRGFRWDPQAGSIDEAAVTYADYIINLAGSSVSDGKWTNERKRDILSSRLAGTELIARELAKGNHHVRAFISASAIGIYGDQDDKVVNEQSPPAANDFLADVCQKWEAAAQSVAQNDIRTAIFRIGIVLSPDGGALVPLARVVKMMAGAPLGTGRQYMSWIHLDDLCRLLIQALEEPKWEGTYNAVSPNPVTNKDFTETLAGVLHRPLVLPKVPEFGLKLMMGEMSEIVLASQRVSAEKVLKQGFEFEYPTLKVALESFYGEEV
- a CDS encoding transglycosylase domain-containing protein gives rise to the protein MSAPDSPKQVSPTRPARRWPNILSRTLWGFFVVGLGVFLLYPILVSMNFLFLFGKSPSLEELENPKVEQPSEVYTADGVLMGRYFRENRYPVRLNEMSPWLTKALIATEDVRYYDHSGIDATAIARAVAGVVRGGSGGGSTITQQLAKNLYKTRRDENTGGLGHIPLLGTVISKTKEWLTSVELERRYTKDEILRLYLNTVDYGSSSFGIKVASKTFFSTSPDSLQPEQAAMLIGAVNAPTAYNARFHPEAAMRRRNLVLTRMGQAGYLTPAQVQEYQARPLGLRYQVEKHVDGPENYFRGAISQQVSDWCKENGYDMYRDGLRIYTTLDSRMQTYAEEAVHERMKTLQRQFDNFWRNRDQNPWVDEKGKEIPNFIETQIKRTEQYKELAERYKGRPEELEAALHRKRKMAVFTWKGDGVDSLELSPLDSLAYYKHFLHAGMMTMDPFTGQIKAWVGGLDYKFFQYDHVKQGKRQAGSTFKPFVYLTALDNGYTPCDRIQDKRVTINYIEDGKPMEWQPDNVTREYTGMNMTLRYAMARSVNSVTAQLTEKVGWDNVAKYAHKVGIRSKLLPVPSIGLGSGGDVSVYEMVNAYSTFVNQGFRPEPMLITRIEDQNGNVIKQFDPQQKRVIPTETAWLMLYMLRGGMEEPGGTSQALWDYELWRKNNQIGGKTGTTSNYSDGWYMGVTKDLVTGVWVGGEDRSIHFQGSQQGEGGRMALPIFGKYMEKVYRDPDLGITMGPFPQATVKINKKYNCITEEPRRRRVEAVDSIVVDNLLENLNNGTVPVPDSLK
- a CDS encoding sensor histidine kinase, whose translation is MKLLTTTNRYYLALATILFLLGTGLLYAGIQRALAHEVDEQLLLHQAYLTKQIKETGQIPAVTNPLELTIRRKPHPAGLSDTLLFDPVEQTQVPFREVSFPVQVQHTKYWLTLRKSLIETEDVLEVVLVVMLTVMLLLFGSLVLLNRWLSRWLWAPFQRTLGSLRGYQLQQPQSLELPVTPIDEFSELNQAVTQLTQRVAADYRALKEFTENAAHETQTPLAIMQAQLEQLLQLPELPETAATSVHELYKATLRLSRLHQALTLLSKIENRQFSGAVALPLDGVVREKLQQLQDFWEAKELVPEVVLTERVVRQMHPALADSLVGNLLQNAVKHNHRGGKLRVHLSPTGLSVTNTGPRLASDPMLLLERFRKHNAASDSPGLGLSIVHQICTYYGFQLTYLFDENEALHTLQVRF
- a CDS encoding response regulator transcription factor; the protein is MKVLIVEDEAPLRNTLLEYLRHDGYVCETAENYQQAHERIKLYQYDCVLVDLTLPDGSGLDLVRTLKADSSAAGVLIISARGSLDDKVQGLELGADDYLQKPFHLAELNARLRSILRRRQFQGQRHLAFRDLTVFPDQALVLVKEQPVTLTRKEYELLLFLLANPNRLLTKEAIAEHLWGDAADAADSFDFIYTHLKNLRKKLQELGADNYIRTVYGLGYKLETE
- a CDS encoding TolC family protein, with protein sequence MLPPRFTTFRPLRRWVLLVGCCLLTSGQLRAQVPGELRTLEEFLALARSTSPMLRDYAGQVSQNRIDILIRGAQQRPQVVGTGAAVAAPIIGRRANGEGGLGYDEAVSNGGNYAAVASASQPIFNSPVLRNDYRILESQGLVLRNTRQLAGLDLRRSITDQFLTAFAAEQQWTYNQSLLRQLRQQDGQLRQLVNAGVYKQTQYLAFYASVRNQEVSTQQARLTYRRELGTLRYLAGASDTALVRLQAPNPPTHRALAGLGSITQRQYQLDSLRLRLDREAVDLRYRPQLSWVLDAGLQSSRAAPVYLGRSFGFSGGLALSMPIFDGHQRQLNYARIELSEQTRVAYRTFLTTQRRQQYQQLEGLTRESDQLIATIREQLRIAAALVDAGRQQLTTGDITILDYLQLVSSYRGFQFSLTQAETERLRNLYALDYLGE
- a CDS encoding efflux RND transporter periplasmic adaptor subunit, encoding MSRSLTRSQWAVGLLLLVLCTQCQGPDSAAAEEDTGEEEIKARAAVTVGHLQTDTVTDILHLTGLTAYPAKDVLRATTTGYIMAPAPVPGQQVGAGQTVFTMQTKESRTLHLDKLTGDPKLRFSGIIRISSPRAGVMATVDKLAGDYVQDGEQLGTVYDQSRFGFVLDVPVTQLRYVHTGQRCRITLPDGRVLPGQVAEPLPAADVSIQTQRYTLKPLGKVPPLPENLTVTIDLDKSAPQVAGTLPREAVLTDETQTSFWVMRLLNDSTAVKVPVKTGAEQNGRIVIQSPAFSPKDRIVLTGNYGLDDTAAVQLSR